CCCGTCCACCCCGGCGGTGTCGGGCGCGCCGGGCGGCGCCTGCGCCGCGGGGCGCGTGGGAACGGGTGCGGGCGCTCCCTGCGCCGCCGCGGGGGCGGCCAGCGTGCACAGGAGCAGGCCCCGGACGAGGGGTGTCTTCAAAGCGTGGCTCTCCTCCGGAATCCGGCGGGCGCACGGCGCGCCCCGCGGCGGATTCCCCGGGTGTGGTTTCAGTTCGGGACGACGTCTGGAACCGGGCCGGACGGGTGTCCGGCGTGAGGAGGCTACGCCTTCGGGGGGTGGAACGGCGGGGGGGTGGGGAGACGGGCGGGGACGGCCTCGGCGGCCGGGAAGGGCGCAGTGCCCCGGGCGGAGAGCTCCGCCCAGGCCACGGACCGCGCCGGCAGGGGGACCGGCATGCAGGAGCCGGCGCCGCCGATCGCGAAGAGGGGGCAGGCCGGCGCGTCCGGCCGGGCGTCGTCGGAGCCGTGGGACGGCTGCGTCCCGGCGTCGCCCATGGGGCACTCCGGGTCCGCCGACGGGGCCTCCGCGGCAGCCGCAGACGGCGACCGCCCCCCCTCCGGTGAGCACGCGGCGGCCCATGCCCCCTCGGCCGTGGTGACCACGAGGAGCAGGAGCGCCAGGAGCGCGACCAGGGGACGGGAGCGGATCCGCATGGGACGTAACCTAACCCCGCACGCCGGAAGGCTCAAGCGGAAGATCCCGGCGGCTGCGTGGGGGAGTTCCCGACGGCGCGGGCGGCCGGTCACGGCGCCGCCCTCCGCAGGAGCTGCGCGTTCACGGCGACGATCACCGTGCTGAGCGACATCAGCACCGCGCCCATGGCGGGCGAGAGCACCACACCCCAGCGGTACGCCACCCCGGCCGCCAGGGGGATCGCCACCACGTTGTAGCCGGCCGCCCACCAGAGGTTCTGCACCATCTTGCGGTAGGTGGCCTTCGACAGCTCCACGATCCGGGCGACGTCGCGCGGGTCGCTCCGCACCAGCACCACGTCGCCCGCCTCCACCGCCACGTCGGTCCCGGCGCCGATCGCCACGCCGACGTCCGCCGTGAGGAGCGCGGGGGCGTCGTTCACGCCGTCGCCCACCATCGCCACGCGCTTCCCGCGCGCCTGGATCTCGCGGATCCGCTCGGCCTTGTGTTCCGGGAGCACCTCGGCGAACACCGTGTCGATCCCCAGCTCCGCTGCCACCGCCTCCGCAACGGCGCGGGAGTCGCCCGTGAGCATCACCACCTCGATCCCGGCGTCGTGGAGCCGCCGCACCGCCTCGCGCGACTCCGGCCGGACCGCGTCCGCCGTGGCGAACCCCGCCAGCACGCGCTCCCCTTCCAGCAGGTAGACGGACGAGCGCCCCGCCCCGGCGGCCCGGTCCGCCGCGTCGCGGAGCGAGGGCGGGAGCTCCACCCCCACCCTGCGCAGGAGGTTGGGCCCGCCCACCTGGAAGTCGCGCCCCTCCACCTGTGCGCGGACCCCGTGCCCCGGGATGGCCTCGAAGCCCACCGCCGGGGGGACGGTGAGGCCCCGCTCTTCCGCGCTCCGCACCACCGCACGCGCCACCGGGTGCTCGGAGTCGCACTCCACCGCCGCGGCGAGCCGCAGCGCCTCGTCCGGGGAGGTCCCGTCCGCGGCCGCCACGTCCACCACCCGGTGCTCGCCCAGGGTGAGCGTGCCCGTCTTGTCGAACACCACCGCCTGGAGCCTGCGGGCCTCCTCCAGCCCCCGCCGGTCGCGCACCAGCAGCCCTCCGCGCGCGCCCACCGTGGTGGAGATCGCCACCACCAGCGGCACCGCCAGCCCCAGGGCGTGGGGGCAGGCGATCACCAGCACGGTCACCATCCGCTCAATGGCGAACGCCGGCTCCGCCCGCGCCACGAGCCACGCCACCAGCGTGAGGACGCCGGATGCGAGCGCGATCCAGGTGAGGTGGAAGGCGGCGCGGTCGGCCAGCGCCTGGGCGCGCGAGCGCGAGCCCTGCGCCTGCTCCACCAGCCGCATGATCCCCGCGAGCGTGGTCCACTCGCCGGTCCCGGTCACGCGCACCCGGAGCGACCCCTCCCCGTTGGTGGTCCCGGCGATCACGGGGTCGCCCTCGTCCTTCCGCACCGGCCGGGACTCGCCGGTGAGCATCGCCTCGTTCACGGCGCTGGAGC
The DNA window shown above is from Longimicrobiaceae bacterium and carries:
- a CDS encoding heavy metal translocating P-type ATPase, with translation MDEHRHDHTHGSHGAPGAPVEPGYPEHPEVPHTGGHPDGHGAHGGHGGHDKHAGHSAEMFRDKFWVTLLLTIPTLIWGHMLQSALGYHAPAFPGSHWIPAVFGTAVFLYGGRVFIQGAVRELRDRLPGMMTLISLAILVAFVFSAAVTLGFPGMPLWEELATLVAIMVLGHWIEMRSITQAQGALRELAKLLPNTAVRVVGDRTEEVPIPELREGDVVLVRPGAAVPADGEVVAGSSAVNEAMLTGESRPVRKDEGDPVIAGTTNGEGSLRVRVTGTGEWTTLAGIMRLVEQAQGSRSRAQALADRAAFHLTWIALASGVLTLVAWLVARAEPAFAIERMVTVLVIACPHALGLAVPLVVAISTTVGARGGLLVRDRRGLEEARRLQAVVFDKTGTLTLGEHRVVDVAAADGTSPDEALRLAAAVECDSEHPVARAVVRSAEERGLTVPPAVGFEAIPGHGVRAQVEGRDFQVGGPNLLRRVGVELPPSLRDAADRAAGAGRSSVYLLEGERVLAGFATADAVRPESREAVRRLHDAGIEVVMLTGDSRAVAEAVAAELGIDTVFAEVLPEHKAERIREIQARGKRVAMVGDGVNDAPALLTADVGVAIGAGTDVAVEAGDVVLVRSDPRDVARIVELSKATYRKMVQNLWWAAGYNVVAIPLAAGVAYRWGVVLSPAMGAVLMSLSTVIVAVNAQLLRRAAP